In Leptospira licerasiae serovar Varillal str. VAR 010, the sequence TATGAGTATCTGAAAAAGTATGTCCCGGCTTCAGTAAAGTTGGAAAACCAAAGTGCGAACTGGCACCAAATTGCGATCCAGGGTCCAAAAGCTGATTCTATACTTTCTTCTTATCTTAAATCGGATCTAAGTCATATCGGATATTATAAATTCGTGTTATTTCCTTTTGCGGGAGAAGAGATCATTCTCTCTCGGACCGGTTACACTGGAGAGGACGGATTCGAAATTTACAGTTCGAATGCGACAGGGGTCAAACTTTGGAAAGAGCTTTTGGAGTTCGGAAAAAAAGAAGGGCTTCTTCCTGTAGGTTTAGGCGCAAGAGACACACTCAGGATCGAGGCAAAATATCCTCTTTATGGTCATGAGTTGGACGAGAACAGAAGCCCGAACCAATCCGGGATAGGCTGGATCGTAAAAGAAAAGAAAACAGAGTATCCTAAATACAAAGAGATCATCTCCGAAAAAAAAGAAGGACCTAAAAGAAAGATCGTGGCCTTCGAACTACAAGAGGCAGGAGTTCCGAGAGAGAATATGCCCGTATTAGATTCCAACGGCAAAAACATAGGGATCACGACTTCCGGCACCTTCTCCCCTTCCTTAAAAAAAGGAATTGGGCTCGCTCTCGTGGACTCTGAAAAGATCCAACATGGAGAATCCATCCAGATCGAGATCAGAGGGCAAGCAAAGTCCGCAATTATATTCACCCAATCTTTCATTCCGGGAAGCATTCGGAAAAATTAAACTAAGGATTTTTAAATGGCAGTAACTAACGCTCCTCCAGGCTACAAGTTCACAGAAAAACACGAATGGGTAAAAGTAGAAGGCGACACCGCATTGATCGGGATCTCTGATTATGCTCAAGCGGCACTCGGAGATATCGTTTTTGTGGACCTTCCAAAAGTAGGGAAATCCATCAAACAATTCGACACATTCGGTACAATAGAATCCGTAAAAGCGGCAGAAGATTTATACGCTCCTATCAGCGGAGAAGTAGTCGAAGTTAATGGAAACCTTTCCAAAAACCCGGCCGCGGTGAATTCGGATCCTTTCGGGTCTTGGATGATCCGAGTCAAAGGGATCAATTCTTCCGAATTGGAGAAATTATTAGATCCCGAATCTTACAGAGAATTAGTAAGCAAACTGGATTAGGAAAATAGAATGAGTACGGCAACTTGGAACGAATCCGGCAAACAAACTGAAGTGAAGCACCCGCTCGATCCTTTGGATACTTTTTCCAGAAGGCATATAGGACCTGATGCAGGTCAGATCAAGGAAATGTTGTCTACACTCGGATTGTCCGGGTTGGAAGAGTTGGTAGCAAAAGCCGTCCCTGACGGGATCCGGTTAGAAAAAGCCTTGGATCTTCCTAAGGCTTCTACAGAGAGAAAGATCTTAAATGATCTGAAAAAGATCGCTTCTAAAAACAAGTTGTATCGTTCTTATATCGGTTCCGGTTACCAAGCGAGCGTAATGCCTGGAGTGATCCAAAGAAATATTTTGGAAAACCCGGGTTGGTACACCGCTTACACTCCTTATCAGGCCGAAATTTCCCAAGGAAGATTAGAGGCACTTCTGAATTTCCAAACCATGATCATGGATCTAACGGGTTTGGAGATCTCAAACGCTTCCTTATTGGATGAGGCTACCGCTGCCGCAGAAGCAGCATTCTTAGCTTACGGAATTCGTAAAAACGAAACATCCAAATTACTTTTTATCTCCGAGCTATGTCATCCCCAAACAATCGATGTGGTCCGTACCAGAGCGCTTCCTCTCGGAATAGAAGTTAAAGTCGGAAATCATTTAAACGCAGAACTAAACGAAGATTATTTTGCGGTAATCGTTCAATATCCCGGAACAGAAGGAACTATTTATAATTACGAAAGTTTCTTCCAACTCGCTCATAATGTTGGAGCTCTAACAATCTGTGCAGCGGATCTACTTTCTCTTACTGTTCTAAAAGCTCCTGGAGAGTTCGGAGCGGATATCGCTGTAGGAAGTACCCAAAGATTCGGATTGCCTTACGGATTCGGCGGACCTCACGCAGGTTACTTTGCTACCAAAGACGAATTCAAAAGAAATATGCCCGGAAGACTGATAGGAGTTTCCAAGGACAGCCAAGGAAATCCGGGACTTAGACTTTCTCTACAGACAAGAGAGCAACATATCAGAAGAGATAAAGCGACTTCGAATATTTGCACAGCTCAAGTTCTATTAGCTGTTCTATCTTCTATGTATGCGGTCTATCATGGACCTAAAGGTCTAAAAGATATCGCTATTAGAGTTCATAGACTGACCGAAACATTGGCAAAAAATTTGGAGAAGGCAGGCTTTCTTACCCAAAACAAAACATTCTTCGATACGATTGTTTTAGATTTAGGGTCCAAGGCTCAAACATATATAGATGCAGCTTCTAAAAAAGAGATCAATTTCAGAAGTTTAGGAAATGGTAAAATTTCCATCGCTCTAGATGAAACCGTAGAAGTTTCCGATCTAGAAGATATTCTTTCCGTATTCGGTATCTCTAAGATCGATCTTTCTTTAGAAGGAATTTCTATCCCGAACGAATTTATCAGAACTTCCGAATATCTTACACATCCTGTATTCAATTCCCATCATACGGAAACAAAGATGTTGAGATATATTAGAAAGTTGGAATCCAGAGATCTTTCTCTTACTACTTCCATGATCCCTTTGGGTTCTTGTACTATGAAACTCAATGCTACAGTAGAAATGTTCCCTATAACTTGGCCTGAGTTCTCTAATATTCACCCATTCGCGCCTGCGTCACAAACGGAAGGATACAGAACTGTATTCTCTCAATTGGAATCTTGGCTTTCTCAAGTAACTGGATTCCCGGGAATTTCTCTGCAACCAAATGCAGGTTCACAAGGAGAATATGCAGGACTTCTCGCGATCCGAAACTATCATATCAGCAGAGGAAATAAGGACAGAGATATTTGTCTGATCCCAATCTCTGCGCACGGAACAAACCCGGCTTCTGCTGCGATGGTCGGATTCAAAGTGGTAGTGGTCGCCTGCGATTCAGAAGGAAACGTAGATTTAGAAGATCTAAAAGCAAAAGCAAAAGAACATTCTAAAAATCTGGCTGCACTGATGATCACCTACCCTTCCACTCACGGAGTGTACGAAGAGCCAATCAAAGAGATCTGCTCCATCATTCACGAGAATGGAGGACAGGTCTATATGGACGGAGCGAATATGAACGCTCAAGTGGGTATCACAAGACCTGCAAATATAGGCGCAGATGTTTGCCATCTGAACTTACACAAAACATTCTGTATTCCTCACGGTGGTGGCGGACCCGGAGTAGGACCGATCGGAGTTGCAGAACATCTAAAACCGTTCCTGCCCGGTCATCCTCTTGTAGATAACGGAACAGGCAACGAACATGGTGCAGTTTCCGCAGCCCCATGGGGAAGCGCAAGTATCGTTCTGATCTCTTGGGTGTACATTGCACTCTTAGGAACGGAAGGCTTGGAACAAGCAACCAAAGCCGCGATACTAAACGCAAATTATATCGCAAAACGTTTAGAAAACTATTTCCCAGTGCTTTACAAAGGTAAAAATGGATTCGTTGCTCACGAATGTATCCTGGACGTAAGACCTTTCAAAAAGACCAGCGGTGTAGAAGTAGAGGATATTGCAAAACGTCTGATGGATTACGGATTCCATGCACCTACAATGTCCTTCCCCGTTCCCGGAACTTTGATGATAGAACCAACCGAATCGGAATCCCAAGAAGAATTGGACCGTTTCTGTGAGGCGATGATCTCTATCCATTCAGAGATCCAAGAGATCGAGCAAGGCAAAGCGGATGCTAAAGATAATCCTCTTAAAAATGCACCTCACACTTCTGCGATGGTGATCTCCGACAATTGGGATCATGCTTATTCTAGAGAAAAAGCAGCCTACCCTTCGGCTTGGACCAAAGAGCATAAGTTCTGGCCTTATGTAGGAAGAATAGATAACGTGTATGGAGATAGGAATTTAGTTTGTTCCTGTCTTCCTCCGGAAGCGTATCTTTAATTTTTTCGAAAAGTCAGAATACAATAAAAAAGACCGGGGTTGTAAGCTCCGGTCTTTTTGTTTAAGAAGAATGAAAATTAAGAATTAATCGTCTTTCTTTTTCTTTTTGGATTTTTTAGACTTCTTGGAGTCTCCGTCATCGTCATCTTTGTCTTTTTTAGACTTCTTTGACTTTTTAGATTTTTTGGAATCTCCGTCATCATCATCGTCCTTATCCTTCTTGGATTTTTTGGACTTCTTAGAATCTGAATCGTCGTCATCTTTATCTTTTTTGGACTTCTTGGATTCCTTAGAGTCATCCTCATCCTTGTCTTTCTTAGCCTTTTTCTTTTTCTTAGGCTCGTCTTGGTCGTCGTCTTCGTCCTTATCCTTTGACTTTTTAGCCTTAGATTTTTTTACCGAATCACCTGAATCGGAAGCTTTTCCAGGCTTGGCCCTACAATAAGCATCTACATTAGTTCCGTCTTGTTTGCTATAACCTGAAACCCAAGTACAATCCGAATCGGACTCGCATTGTCCTTTAGATAAACCTTGGCATTGAGATTCCGCAGAAAGAGAAGTTCCACCTAAAATAAGCAGACCCGCAAAGAGAATACTAGTTATGAATTTTAAAAGATATATCGGTTTACGATACATTCTATCGACTCCTAAATCGAATGGTTCGACAAGGATCTATATCGAAAAAGAATTTGCGATCCTGAAATATTCCTGACCGAAAAATTATATTAGAATCGTTTTAAAAAGGTGGGTCGGGAGGGGAATTCCTCCCGACCAAGCACAGTCAGGAATCAACCGCCATAGTACATCAACTGGAACCCGTATATAGGATATAAAATGCCCATCAATCTAACATTAACTCCCCGAGTCCATACCTTCAGAGCGGTCCGCATTCTACTATCGAGTCTTTGAATCGTCAAGCTTACAAAATAAATCCGGCACAAATTTTGGAAAAAAATTTCATTTGGAAATATCTTTTTTCGAACACTCGATATTCCATCAGTCCTATTACACCGATCATATTCACTATTTGTAATAGTCTTCGAATAGATCGGCCGTATTCCAAACTTTATACAGATCGTTCAGAATTTAGTTCGGTGCAGAATGAACCAGGATAGATATGTCTGATCCCGAATCTGAAATGGATCATAGATCCAAGTTCGGGATTGAAGTTATATTTTAGGAGAAACGTCGGAGAAACAAAAAAGGCCGGATGTAAATCCGGCCTTATATGATTGCGGTAGAAACCCGGCAACGTCCTACTCTCCCACACAGCGAACCATGCAGTACCATCAGCGATGAGAGGCTTAACTTCCGTGTTCGGGATGGGAACGGGTGTGACCCTCTCTCTATAACCACCGAGAATCTATAACCAATATTCCGGACCGATCCCGAATGTCGACTCTTTTTCAAAGGAAAAGAAGAAGTTTTTAAGGAGAAGAAGGTACCGATTTTTCGGATTTTTTCGAAGTCAGCGCTGTCTCGACTTGCAGTCTTTGAAATTCAATATTCCAAAGAAAGCGCTCTGACTTCTTCTCTGGAATATGCATCCGGTTTTTTTAATATTTGGACCAACGCTTTGAATTCTCTCGGAAGAAGTTTTCCAGGATGTTTATTAAAATAATATTTGGAAGATCTATAGATCCCGTTTAATCCTCTCCCCCAGTATACTAAATTCAAATAATATTCTAAAACTCCTTTCTTACCTAATTCTTCGTCTAGAGCCTGTGCAATTCGGATCTCTCTTAATTTACGAATTAATGTTTTGTCCCTGGATAAAAATAATGTTCTAGCAAGCTGTTGATCCAGAGTACTGGCACCTCTTAATCTTCTGAACAAAAAGACTGCTTGTATGATAGAAGATTGTATATCAGCCAAAGAATATCCTCTATGTCTGTAGAATCTGTAGTCTTCTACTTCTACCAGGTATTCCAAACTTCCAGGGGGTAATTCTTCTAGTCTTACCCAATCGTTTTCGAGTGACACTGACTCTAAATTTTCGGGCAGATAGACTAGTTTGTTCTCTCTAAATAATATTCTTTTTTCAGGAAAGGTTTGGTAATAGATAAGGAGAAGGAACACTAATACCAGAATACTCCTAAGCCCAAAGAAAAACCATCTATGTAAAAAATGATTTCCTTCGCTCATTGTACTTCAGGATCGTTTTGTTTGTCGTAAATTAAAAATACTTCCTGCTCTAACTGTTCGGAAGATACCAGCTTCCAAGTCGCTTTGTCGAAGTTATGATACGCGGATCCTCCGCCGGTAATCGAAGGCAAGCCGGATTGCCCTATAAAGTATGGGACTATAGTAAGATAGAGTCTATCCACTAATCCCTTTCTGAAAAAGGAATCATTCAGTCGAGGGCCGCCCTCTAAAAGTATTTTGGAGTGACCTCTTTTTTCCAATTCTTTCAAAATGATCTCTGGATCCAGATCTTCTCCCTTTAATGATATGATCTCAGCGAGCTCGGTTAATTCGGATCTAACCTGGGATTCATTTTTGGAAGTACAAAACAGCAGAGGTTTTACTTTAGAAAAATGGAATACTTTTCTGTCGGAAGGTAATGTGCCGGTTCGAACAAGTATAATGGCTCTTGGCTCCTTCTCAGACTCAACGTATCTTAGATGGGTGACCGGGTCGTCGTTAAGAAGGCTATTTTTTCCGACGATGAGAGCGTCGGCTTCTGAGCGGATTTGGTCCATTCTTCTTTTATCGTTTCTGGAAGAAAGGCCGTACCATTTTCCATCGGGCCGGCATACCTTTCCGTCCAAGGTCATTGCCATGTTCACGGATACAAAACGACCGCTCATTGGGGTTTGGAAGCGAGGGTTTCGGAAAGTAATTTGAGAACTCTTCCTCTGCAAGTACCACAACCGGTACAACAACTTGTGTCTCTCATCAATTTACCCAAAGTGTCATTCCCTCTGCGGATAGAATTTGTAATATCCTCTTCGGATACTTGGTTGCATACGCAAACCTTTCTGGGTCGCATCAGGGCGTTCAGGTCTATTTGACTAAAGTCGGAAGAATTCATCAGGCCTTCTAATTATTGGACGCCGAAAGCTAAACCATCACTCACGCTAAACATAAGAAGGTCAGGATCAAGAGAATTTTTTGCAATCCGTTTAGTGAATTAAAGTCTCCCATGCTTGTTCCAACAAACTCCACCCTTGGGGCAGGTTTTTATAACGGATTCCAGAATGGATATTTCTCGTTGACAACCGAACTTCTAAGCTCATCCTCATTCGGAAAATTCCATAAAGGAAACCTATAGAATGCAAGTGACCAAACGCGCTCCCTTAAGGGAAATATTCGGATGGTGCATGTTCGATTTCGCCAATTCTAGTTATACCACTGTAATTATAACAGTCATCTACTGCAGAGTTTTCGCCGAGGTAATCGTTCCAATCTCCTCCAATCCGGCAAATCCTTATGAAGACGGAAATTTTCTTTTCGGGTTAGCTTTATTTTTCTCTTATCTATTAGTGGTAGTGACCGGTCCGTTATTCGGTGCTATCTCCGACTTCTCCGCTAAAAAGAAAACATTCCTTTTCTGGAGTTATATCAGCTGCGTAGTAAGCACCGCGGCTTTTTGGCTGGTTTCGACTCCAGGTTCTTGGCAGTTAGGTTTTGCGTTAATTATTCTTTCCAACTTCTTCTTTGCATCCGGGGAGAACTTTGCCTCTTCTTTTCTACCTCACTTAGGTCCTAAGGAAGAATTAGGAAAAATTTCAGGCTATGCTTGGGGAGTGGGATATATGGGAGGTTTACTTTCCGTATTTTTGGTCCAAACTTTCGTAGCGCCTTCGATTGATCCTGCCATTTACGGTTCTCTCAGATTTGTTGGACCTCTGACTGCGTTATTCTTTTTACTAGCTGGAATTCCTACATTCATACTCTTGAGAGAATACCAACCCCATGCGGAAAGACCGGAAGGAAAAAGTTATCTTTTGATCGGATTCGGTCAATTGATAGAAACCTTAAAGTCGATAGGTTACTTCAGAGATTTAGTTATATATTTGATATCTCTTTTCTTTTCCATGGCAGCTCTTGCAATCGTGATAGCGTTTGCGTTCTTGTATGGAAACCAGGAGATCAAGATCACATCCGGACAAGAAACTGCGTTATTCATTTTACTTCAATTTTTTGCAATGATTGGTGCAATATTCTTCGGATTCGTTCAAGATAAGATCGGAGCTAAGAAAACTTTTAATATCACTTTGATATTTTGGATCTTCTGTCTGATCGGGATCTATTTCGTAAGAGAGATCACTGGTTTTGTCAACGGACTTGGAGTAGATATTTCCGTTCAATGGGTGTTCGTAA encodes:
- a CDS encoding (2Fe-2S)-binding protein, which codes for MNSSDFSQIDLNALMRPRKVCVCNQVSEEDITNSIRRGNDTLGKLMRDTSCCTGCGTCRGRVLKLLSETLASKPQ
- the gcvT gene encoding glycine cleavage system aminomethyltransferase GcvT; amino-acid sequence: MSQWKTTPLHEEHKLLGAKMIPFGGWDMPVQYSGIIAEHTATRQAAGLFDVSHMGEIFIEGQADIILSFLESVTCNSVSSLANGQVQYNAIINENGGLVDDITLYKFNDQKYMICANASNVDAVYEYLKKYVPASVKLENQSANWHQIAIQGPKADSILSSYLKSDLSHIGYYKFVLFPFAGEEIILSRTGYTGEDGFEIYSSNATGVKLWKELLEFGKKEGLLPVGLGARDTLRIEAKYPLYGHELDENRSPNQSGIGWIVKEKKTEYPKYKEIISEKKEGPKRKIVAFELQEAGVPRENMPVLDSNGKNIGITTSGTFSPSLKKGIGLALVDSEKIQHGESIQIEIRGQAKSAIIFTQSFIPGSIRKN
- the gcvP gene encoding aminomethyl-transferring glycine dehydrogenase — its product is MSTATWNESGKQTEVKHPLDPLDTFSRRHIGPDAGQIKEMLSTLGLSGLEELVAKAVPDGIRLEKALDLPKASTERKILNDLKKIASKNKLYRSYIGSGYQASVMPGVIQRNILENPGWYTAYTPYQAEISQGRLEALLNFQTMIMDLTGLEISNASLLDEATAAAEAAFLAYGIRKNETSKLLFISELCHPQTIDVVRTRALPLGIEVKVGNHLNAELNEDYFAVIVQYPGTEGTIYNYESFFQLAHNVGALTICAADLLSLTVLKAPGEFGADIAVGSTQRFGLPYGFGGPHAGYFATKDEFKRNMPGRLIGVSKDSQGNPGLRLSLQTREQHIRRDKATSNICTAQVLLAVLSSMYAVYHGPKGLKDIAIRVHRLTETLAKNLEKAGFLTQNKTFFDTIVLDLGSKAQTYIDAASKKEINFRSLGNGKISIALDETVEVSDLEDILSVFGISKIDLSLEGISIPNEFIRTSEYLTHPVFNSHHTETKMLRYIRKLESRDLSLTTSMIPLGSCTMKLNATVEMFPITWPEFSNIHPFAPASQTEGYRTVFSQLESWLSQVTGFPGISLQPNAGSQGEYAGLLAIRNYHISRGNKDRDICLIPISAHGTNPASAAMVGFKVVVVACDSEGNVDLEDLKAKAKEHSKNLAALMITYPSTHGVYEEPIKEICSIIHENGGQVYMDGANMNAQVGITRPANIGADVCHLNLHKTFCIPHGGGGPGVGPIGVAEHLKPFLPGHPLVDNGTGNEHGAVSAAPWGSASIVLISWVYIALLGTEGLEQATKAAILNANYIAKRLENYFPVLYKGKNGFVAHECILDVRPFKKTSGVEVEDIAKRLMDYGFHAPTMSFPVPGTLMIEPTESESQEELDRFCEAMISIHSEIQEIEQGKADAKDNPLKNAPHTSAMVISDNWDHAYSREKAAYPSAWTKEHKFWPYVGRIDNVYGDRNLVCSCLPPEAYL
- the gcvH gene encoding glycine cleavage system protein GcvH — its product is MAVTNAPPGYKFTEKHEWVKVEGDTALIGISDYAQAALGDIVFVDLPKVGKSIKQFDTFGTIESVKAAEDLYAPISGEVVEVNGNLSKNPAAVNSDPFGSWMIRVKGINSSELEKLLDPESYRELVSKLD
- a CDS encoding RibD family protein — translated: MSGRFVSVNMAMTLDGKVCRPDGKWYGLSSRNDKRRMDQIRSEADALIVGKNSLLNDDPVTHLRYVESEKEPRAIILVRTGTLPSDRKVFHFSKVKPLLFCTSKNESQVRSELTELAEIISLKGEDLDPEIILKELEKRGHSKILLEGGPRLNDSFFRKGLVDRLYLTIVPYFIGQSGLPSITGGGSAYHNFDKATWKLVSSEQLEQEVFLIYDKQNDPEVQ
- a CDS encoding biosynthetic peptidoglycan transglycosylase, with amino-acid sequence MSEGNHFLHRWFFFGLRSILVLVFLLLIYYQTFPEKRILFRENKLVYLPENLESVSLENDWVRLEELPPGSLEYLVEVEDYRFYRHRGYSLADIQSSIIQAVFLFRRLRGASTLDQQLARTLFLSRDKTLIRKLREIRIAQALDEELGKKGVLEYYLNLVYWGRGLNGIYRSSKYYFNKHPGKLLPREFKALVQILKKPDAYSREEVRALSLEY
- a CDS encoding MFS transporter, yielding MQVTKRAPLREIFGWCMFDFANSSYTTVIITVIYCRVFAEVIVPISSNPANPYEDGNFLFGLALFFSYLLVVVTGPLFGAISDFSAKKKTFLFWSYISCVVSTAAFWLVSTPGSWQLGFALIILSNFFFASGENFASSFLPHLGPKEELGKISGYAWGVGYMGGLLSVFLVQTFVAPSIDPAIYGSLRFVGPLTALFFLLAGIPTFILLREYQPHAERPEGKSYLLIGFGQLIETLKSIGYFRDLVIYLISLFFSMAALAIVIAFAFLYGNQEIKITSGQETALFILLQFFAMIGAIFFGFVQDKIGAKKTFNITLIFWIFCLIGIYFVREITGFVNGLGVDISVQWVFVILGTLAGSGVGSTQSASRAIVGIFSPESKSGEFFGLWGLSGKLAAAIGVFAIGILQKIFDLRNAFLVVAVFFFISLIINLFVNEKRGIEKAKDWETNGGH